The Diospyros lotus cultivar Yz01 chromosome 15, ASM1463336v1, whole genome shotgun sequence genome has a window encoding:
- the LOC127792525 gene encoding scarecrow-like protein 23 — translation MLQSLVPQSPINSNTTTTTNNHPAASNSSSMRAKRSVDRGESSGDHDEDSSRKRVNLSAEASISGEKTGAADQDEALVDSESSGLRLLGLLLQCAEYIAVDNLDEASDLLPEIWELSSPFGSSPERVAAYFAEALQARVISSCLGTYSPLNIKALTLAHSQKICNALQSYNSISPLIKFSHFTANQVIFQALEGEDCVHVIDLDIMQGLQWPGLFHILASRSKKLRSMRITGVGSSIELLEATGRRLADFASSLGLPFEFHPLEGKVGNITDLSQLVVRPGDATVVHWMHHCLYDITGSDLGTLRLLTLLRPKLITIVEQDLSHRGNFLGRFVEALHYYSALFDALGDGLGADSVERHQVEQQLFGSEIKNIVAVGGPKRTGEVKVERWGEELRRIGFRPVSLAGNPAAQASLLLGMFPWRGYTLVEENGCLKLGWKDLSLLTASAWQPSD, via the coding sequence ATGCTTCAGAGTCTGGTGCCTCAGTCCCCCATCAATTccaacaccaccaccaccaccaacaaCCACCCTGCGGCTAGTAATTCTTCCTCCATGAGAGCCAAGCGCAGCGTCGACCGTGGAGAGTCCTCCGGCGACCACGACGAGGACTCGTCCCGGAAGCGCGTGAATTTGTCCGCGGAGGCGTCTATTTCCGGCGAGAAGACCGGCGCCGCCGACCAGGACGAAGCGCTGGTCGACAGCGAGTCCTCCGGTCTGCGGCTTTTAGGCCTTCTGCTGCAATGTGCCGAGTACATCGCCGTGGACAACCTCGACGAAGCCAGCGATCTGTTGCCGGAAATCTGGGAGCTCTCGTCGCCGTTCGGGTCCTCGCCGGAGCGCGTCGCGGCGTACTTCGCCGAAGCTCTGCAGGCGCGAGTCATCAGCTCGTGCCTTGGCACCTACTCTCCGCTCAACATCAAAGCCCTAACCCTTGCCCACAGCCAGAAGATCTGCAACGCTCTCCAGTCCTACAATTCCATCAGTCCGCTCATCAAATTCTCGCACTTCACCGCCAATCAGGTCATCTTCCAGGCGCTCGAAGGAGAGGATTGCGTCCACGTCATCGACCTCGACATAATGCAAGGGCTCCAATGGCCGGGGCTGTTCCACATCCTCGCCTCCCGGTCCAAGAAACTCAGATCAATGCGAATCACCGGCGTCGGATCGTCGATTGAGCTGCTCGAAGCCACCGGCCGTCGCCTCGCCGACTTCGCGAGCTCCCTCGGCCTGCCGTTCGAGTTCCACCCGCTGGAAGGCAAGGTCGGCAACATAACCGACCTGAGTCAACTCGTGGTCCGGCCGGGCGACGCCACGGTGGTGCACTGGATGCACCACTGCCTGTACGACATCACTGGGAGCGACTTGGGGACGCTGAGACTGCTGACTCTTCTCCGGCCGAAGCTGATCACCATCGTGGAGCAAGATCTGAGCCACAGGGGCAACTTCCTCGGGCGGTTCGTCGAGGCGCTGCATTACTACTCCGCGCTGTTCGACGCGCTGGGGGACGGACTTGGTGCGGACAGCGTAGAGAGGCACCAGGTGGAGCAGCAGCTGTTCGGGAGCGAGATCAAGAACATCGTCGCCGTCGGGGGCCCGAAGCGCACCGGCGAGGTGAAGGTGGAGCGGTGGGGAGAGGAGCTCCGTCGGATCGGGTTCCGACCCGTGTCGCTGGCGGGCAACCCGGCGGCCCAGGCGAGCTTGTTGCTGGGGATGTTCCCGTGGAGAGGCTACACTCTGGTGGAGGAAAACGGGTGTTTGAAGCTGGGCTGGAAGGATCTGTCGCTGTTGACCGCCTCCGCCTGGCAGCCGTCCGATTAG